A single region of the Microbispora sp. ZYX-F-249 genome encodes:
- a CDS encoding bifunctional helix-turn-helix transcriptional regulator/GNAT family N-acetyltransferase, whose product MDIVPEVRAFNRFYTSVIGVLGAGMHDTPYSLTEARVLFELGTRESADTAGIRGMLGLDAGYLSRILTRFETDGLVSRERSAEDARRQVVRLTPKGRDTFAVLDRRSATEIETLLAKLTDPERRRLVSAMATVRSLLEPAERREPYVIRPPRAGDLGWVVHRHGALYGQEYGWGVAFEALVARIVADYVEDHDPRREGCWIAEVRGEPVGSVFCVRKDDTTAQLRLLLVEPSARGMGIGGRLVEECLRFAAAAGYRRIMLWTRDVLASARRIYQAAGFELLEQHPGEESGTLVNDQIWGRDL is encoded by the coding sequence ATGGACATCGTGCCGGAAGTGCGCGCGTTCAACCGCTTCTACACCTCCGTCATCGGGGTGCTCGGAGCGGGAATGCACGACACCCCCTACTCCCTGACCGAGGCGCGGGTGCTGTTCGAACTCGGCACCCGGGAGTCGGCCGACACCGCCGGCATCAGGGGCATGCTCGGTCTCGACGCCGGCTACCTGAGCCGGATCCTGACCAGGTTCGAGACCGACGGGCTCGTGTCCCGCGAACGGTCGGCCGAGGACGCCCGCCGCCAGGTCGTACGGCTCACACCCAAGGGCCGCGACACCTTCGCCGTGCTCGACCGGCGCTCGGCCACCGAGATCGAGACCCTGCTCGCGAAGCTGACCGACCCCGAACGCCGGCGGCTCGTGTCCGCCATGGCCACCGTACGGAGCCTGCTCGAGCCCGCCGAGCGGCGCGAGCCGTACGTGATCAGGCCGCCGCGCGCGGGCGACCTCGGCTGGGTGGTGCACCGGCACGGCGCCCTCTACGGGCAGGAGTACGGGTGGGGCGTGGCGTTCGAGGCCCTGGTCGCGCGGATCGTCGCGGACTACGTCGAGGACCACGACCCCCGGCGGGAGGGCTGCTGGATCGCCGAGGTGCGCGGCGAGCCGGTGGGGTCCGTCTTCTGCGTGCGCAAGGACGACACGACGGCCCAGCTCCGCCTGCTGCTGGTCGAGCCGTCCGCGCGCGGCATGGGCATCGGCGGGCGGCTGGTCGAGGAATGCCTGCGTTTCGCCGCGGCGGCCGGCTACCGCCGGATCATGCTCTGGACCCGCGACGTGCTCGCGAGCGCGCGCCGGATCTACCAGGCCGCGGGGTTCGAACTGCTGGAGCAGCACCCGGGTGAGGAGTCGGGCACCCTCGTCAACGATCAGATATGGGGCAGGGACCTGTGA
- a CDS encoding trypsin-like peptidase domain-containing protein yields the protein MLGSARRTAGAARKSAGGIALVMCVTVLTAGSAAGCAVSRELTLPAAPTAEATAVSEAAHSVVRVRGVASSCRKRLEGTGFVYAPERVLLNAHVVAGADRALEVVLDDGRRFPARVVVFDPEVDAAVLRVPGLTARPLRLTEAAITAAAVVGYRKGAAVPSTLPATVLPDQPAGSYDIYNRTRVSRQVHRFQGAVITPGMSGAPLVADGNRVAGMVFAADMDKADVGYALTAAQLEEVAATGIKATATVPHDPCD from the coding sequence ATGCTGGGATCGGCGCGGCGGACCGCGGGAGCGGCGCGCAAGAGCGCGGGAGGGATCGCTCTCGTGATGTGCGTGACGGTCCTGACGGCAGGGAGCGCGGCGGGGTGCGCGGTCTCGCGTGAGCTCACGCTGCCCGCCGCCCCCACGGCCGAGGCCACGGCGGTGTCCGAAGCCGCGCACAGCGTGGTGCGGGTCCGGGGAGTCGCCTCCTCCTGCAGGAAACGGCTGGAAGGGACCGGATTCGTCTACGCGCCCGAGAGGGTCCTCCTCAACGCCCATGTCGTCGCGGGGGCCGACCGCGCCCTGGAAGTCGTCCTCGACGACGGACGGCGGTTCCCCGCACGGGTGGTGGTCTTCGACCCGGAGGTCGACGCCGCCGTCCTGCGGGTGCCCGGGCTGACCGCCCGGCCGCTGCGGCTCACGGAAGCCGCGATCACCGCCGCCGCGGTCGTCGGCTACCGCAAGGGCGCGGCCGTCCCGTCCACGCTCCCCGCCACGGTGCTACCGGACCAACCCGCGGGGTCGTACGACATATACAACCGCACACGCGTGTCGCGGCAGGTCCACCGCTTCCAGGGTGCGGTCATCACGCCCGGCATGTCGGGCGCTCCGCTCGTCGCCGACGGAAATCGCGTGGCGGGGATGGTCTTCGCGGCGGACATGGACAAGGCCGACGTCGGCTACGCCCTCACCGCGGCACAACTCGAGGAGGTCGCCGCGACCGGCATAAAGGCCACCGCCACCGTGCCGCACGACCCCTGCGACTGA
- a CDS encoding alkaline phosphatase PhoX gives MARSGERAGGVVWHAAPDGGGCFPDGDGWIYVSNCALPLLGGVTALRFAPDGTLRGGYRVLSGADRSGAGAVTPWNTWLSGERTPHGRVFECDPYGLRAPMPRLAMGLFPHGGVACDPDRGVVYLTEGDPDGCLYRFRPDDWGDLTTGVLDVMTGAPGEDVVAWERVPVPATAQVPFGEQVPLAGHMPLREQVKGARRFARGGDCHYRDGLLRFVTEGDGRVWAYDAARGRLTVAHDTAGRPGGGEDDEITLVAGDRAVPFPGVTGGWTVAGPSISPAGDRLYFSCRPPHDARSAPASVTVEVRGPFQDLVRA, from the coding sequence GTGGCGCGGTCGGGGGAGCGGGCCGGGGGAGTCGTCTGGCACGCCGCCCCGGACGGCGGCGGGTGCTTCCCTGACGGGGACGGCTGGATCTACGTGTCCAACTGCGCGCTGCCACTGCTCGGCGGCGTGACGGCGCTGCGCTTCGCCCCGGACGGGACCCTGCGCGGCGGCTACCGCGTCCTGTCCGGCGCCGACCGCAGCGGGGCCGGCGCCGTCACACCGTGGAACACGTGGCTGTCGGGCGAGCGGACGCCGCACGGACGGGTCTTCGAATGCGACCCGTACGGCCTGCGCGCTCCCATGCCCCGGCTCGCGATGGGCCTGTTCCCCCACGGCGGAGTGGCCTGCGATCCAGACCGGGGCGTCGTCTACCTCACGGAAGGGGATCCGGACGGATGTCTGTACCGGTTCCGCCCGGACGACTGGGGCGACCTCACCACGGGGGTGCTCGATGTGATGACCGGCGCGCCCGGCGAGGATGTGGTGGCCTGGGAGCGGGTGCCGGTCCCGGCCACGGCCCAGGTGCCTTTCGGCGAGCAGGTGCCCCTCGCCGGGCACATGCCGCTGCGCGAACAGGTGAAAGGGGCCAGGAGGTTCGCGCGCGGCGGTGACTGCCACTACCGCGACGGCCTGCTGCGGTTCGTCACCGAGGGGGACGGCCGGGTGTGGGCGTACGACGCCGCCCGCGGGCGCCTGACGGTCGCGCACGACACCGCCGGCCGGCCGGGGGGCGGGGAAGACGACGAGATCACCCTCGTTGCCGGGGACCGGGCGGTGCCGTTCCCGGGCGTCACGGGCGGCTGGACCGTCGCCGGCCCCTCGATCTCGCCGGCCGGTGACCGGCTCTACTTCTCCTGCCGTCCACCACACGATGCGCGGTCCGCCCCGGCCTCCGTGACCGTCGAGGTCCGCGGGCCCTTCCAGGACCTCGTCCGCGCATGA
- a CDS encoding MerR family transcriptional regulator, which produces MSDTWTIGELAERAAALLGAVPRVYGQEQRADGKEQRANGKEQRADGPEPRGNGRVREVPNERLIRWYTTIGLLDPPLGRRGRVALYGRRHLLQLVAVKRRQADGLSIADIQAELTGATDAMLQRVAGLTGPPPAPPPEPPPPVPAPRPVVPPSPPSPAPAPAPGWCGTRPEPGTVPATPDVARPSARDRFWTRPASSAATAAAGHSGTSHSGSGRTDPRRTDPRRTDAMDPGTARTDTADPAATPVCAVHPDTVLPDTVLPDAVHSGTAHPGTAHPDTVLPDTVHPDTVLPDVVHGVRLAPGVTVLLDSAHRAPDGHEVAALRRAAAPLLTALATLGLAGPFHRPDDTAAFDPRASDTLEG; this is translated from the coding sequence ATGAGCGACACCTGGACGATCGGCGAGCTGGCGGAGCGGGCGGCGGCCCTGCTCGGCGCGGTGCCTCGCGTCTACGGCCAGGAGCAGCGCGCGGACGGCAAGGAGCAGCGCGCAAATGGCAAGGAGCAGCGCGCGGACGGTCCGGAGCCACGCGGCAACGGCAGGGTCCGCGAGGTGCCCAACGAACGGCTCATCCGGTGGTACACGACGATCGGGCTGCTCGACCCTCCCCTGGGCAGACGCGGCCGGGTGGCTCTCTACGGCCGCCGCCACCTGCTCCAGCTCGTGGCGGTGAAGCGCCGCCAGGCGGACGGCCTGTCCATCGCCGACATACAGGCGGAGCTGACGGGTGCGACCGACGCCATGCTCCAACGCGTCGCGGGGCTCACCGGACCGCCGCCCGCGCCACCCCCCGAGCCGCCGCCGCCCGTGCCGGCGCCCCGGCCAGTGGTCCCGCCCTCTCCCCCGTCTCCGGCACCGGCACCGGCACCCGGCTGGTGCGGGACGCGGCCGGAGCCTGGCACCGTTCCCGCGACACCGGACGTCGCACGACCCTCGGCACGCGATCGCTTCTGGACACGCCCGGCCTCGTCCGCCGCCACGGCGGCCGCCGGTCACTCCGGCACCAGTCACTCCGGCAGCGGGCGCACCGACCCCAGGCGCACCGACCCCAGGCGCACCGACGCCATGGACCCCGGCACCGCGCGCACCGACACCGCGGATCCCGCTGCCACGCCCGTCTGCGCCGTGCATCCGGACACCGTGCTCCCTGACACCGTGCTCCCGGACGCGGTGCATTCGGGCACCGCGCATCCGGGCACCGCGCATCCGGACACCGTGCTCCCGGACACCGTGCATCCGGACACGGTGCTTCCGGACGTCGTGCACGGCGTACGGCTCGCACCCGGCGTGACGGTCCTGCTCGACTCGGCCCACCGGGCGCCGGACGGACATGAGGTGGCCGCGCTGCGCCGGGCCGCCGCGCCGCTCCTCACCGCGCTCGCCACGCTCGGTCTGGCCGGGCCGTTCCACCGCCCCGACGACACCGCCGCCTTCGATCCACGCGCTTCCGACACGCTGGAGGGATGA
- a CDS encoding VIT domain-containing protein, with translation MTVPITPLRPEECRPVPDAGLGALETEKGNLPLESVDVAAHLTGLVAGVEVVQTFRNPFDVSLEATYVFPLPPRAAVTAFRMEADDRVIDGVLKERGQARADYDRALAEGRRAAIAEEDRPDVFTIRVGNIVPGERVVVRLTLSQPLPFEDGAAEFRFPLVVAPRYIPGAPLPGPAAGDGVSPDTGAVPDASRITPPVLLPGFPYPVRLSLATTIDPAGLGLREVRSSLHEVDREGDTIRLRPGERLDRDFILRLAFDASSSLALVPDHATGGTMGNATDAGPAEKGTTGEDTTGGGRGPAVNAVNAVNAVSAADAADAQGTFVLTLLPPPLDISRSAPRDVVLLLDRSGSMTGWKMVAARRAAARIVDTLTRHDRFAVLSFDSVVERAFSGGLVEASDRNRYRAVEHLSRLDARGGTEMLAPLEEALRLLDGRDAPARGHATGSDSGDHDRFREDERPGEAGRSGEQAHDRVLVLVTDGQVGNEDEILERVGAGLHGIRVHTVGIDRAVNAGFLGRLALLGSGRCELVESEDRLDAAMEHIHRRIGSPLVTDITVRAEGMDLVADTVTHAGSLYPGVPLVVSGRYRGRRPAGALTVHGRTADGRPWEERVEGGPAHDPAARAVWARAHLRGLEDRYATGDHALEQRIIDTSLRFGVLCRFTAFVAVDTRVTGEGGPEHRVIQPVEPPSGWEMPTAMPMMVAGAPMMARMASFTAGPETAPGSAADLTVAAPPPPAAPPAPPYAAAPAPPRRAARGFSVGGSRGFSPGGFLPHPGEGRAPVTDFEGIRPLLSEELAKLRQAESLPERDRRRYLADLASRLRVVAQMAGGHADLAALADDLERAEWAEVSLGDLWRRAADLLTALTVGPGSTPPGSVAPGSVAPGSVSPGSASPGSASGAKEGRRPFWKRS, from the coding sequence ATGACCGTTCCCATCACACCTCTGCGGCCGGAGGAATGCCGGCCCGTGCCGGACGCCGGGCTCGGCGCGCTGGAGACCGAGAAGGGCAACCTTCCGCTGGAGAGCGTGGACGTCGCCGCCCACCTCACCGGGCTGGTGGCCGGCGTCGAGGTCGTCCAGACCTTCCGCAACCCCTTCGACGTGTCACTGGAGGCGACGTACGTCTTTCCGCTGCCGCCGCGGGCCGCGGTCACCGCCTTCCGGATGGAGGCGGACGACCGGGTGATCGACGGCGTGCTCAAGGAGCGCGGGCAGGCACGGGCCGACTACGACCGCGCGCTCGCCGAGGGCAGACGTGCGGCGATCGCCGAGGAAGACCGGCCCGACGTGTTCACGATCAGGGTCGGCAACATTGTTCCCGGAGAGCGGGTGGTCGTCCGTCTCACGCTGAGCCAGCCCCTCCCGTTCGAGGACGGCGCCGCGGAGTTCCGCTTCCCGCTGGTCGTGGCGCCCCGCTACATCCCCGGAGCTCCGCTGCCGGGGCCCGCGGCCGGCGACGGGGTGTCTCCCGACACCGGCGCGGTGCCCGACGCCTCCCGGATCACGCCGCCCGTCCTGCTTCCCGGTTTCCCCTATCCGGTACGGCTCTCGCTCGCGACGACGATCGATCCCGCCGGTCTCGGCTTGCGGGAGGTCCGTTCCAGCCTGCACGAGGTCGACCGGGAGGGCGACACGATCAGGCTGCGGCCCGGCGAGCGGCTCGACCGCGACTTCATCCTGCGTCTGGCGTTCGACGCCTCCTCGTCGCTCGCGCTCGTCCCCGACCACGCCACGGGCGGCACCATGGGTAACGCCACGGACGCCGGCCCAGCCGAGAAAGGCACGACCGGCGAGGACACGACCGGCGGCGGGCGGGGACCCGCGGTGAACGCGGTGAACGCGGTGAACGCGGTCAGTGCGGCGGACGCGGCGGACGCCCAGGGGACCTTCGTGCTGACCCTGCTGCCGCCGCCGCTGGACATCAGCCGGAGCGCCCCCCGGGACGTCGTCCTGCTGCTCGACCGCTCCGGCAGCATGACGGGCTGGAAGATGGTGGCCGCGCGGCGCGCCGCGGCCCGGATCGTCGACACGCTGACGCGGCACGACCGGTTCGCCGTGCTCTCGTTCGACTCCGTGGTGGAGCGTGCCTTCTCCGGCGGCTTGGTGGAGGCGAGCGACCGCAACCGGTATCGCGCCGTCGAGCACCTGTCCAGGCTCGACGCCCGTGGGGGCACGGAAATGCTCGCGCCCCTGGAGGAGGCGCTGCGGCTGCTCGACGGACGCGACGCGCCCGCTCGCGGACACGCCACCGGCTCGGACTCGGGCGACCACGACCGGTTCCGCGAGGACGAGCGGCCCGGCGAAGCCGGTCGGTCCGGCGAGCAGGCACACGATCGGGTGCTCGTCCTGGTGACCGACGGCCAGGTGGGCAACGAGGACGAGATCCTCGAACGCGTCGGCGCCGGGCTCCACGGCATCCGTGTGCACACCGTGGGCATCGACCGGGCGGTGAACGCGGGATTCCTCGGGCGGCTGGCCCTGCTCGGTTCGGGCCGGTGCGAGCTGGTCGAGTCGGAGGACCGGCTCGACGCGGCGATGGAGCACATCCACCGCCGCATCGGCTCGCCGCTGGTGACGGACATCACGGTGCGGGCGGAAGGCATGGATCTCGTGGCGGACACCGTCACGCATGCCGGTTCCCTCTACCCGGGCGTTCCTCTGGTGGTGAGCGGGCGTTACCGGGGACGGCGGCCCGCCGGAGCCCTCACCGTGCACGGCCGCACCGCCGACGGCCGCCCCTGGGAGGAGCGGGTCGAGGGTGGCCCCGCCCACGACCCCGCTGCCCGGGCGGTGTGGGCGCGGGCCCATCTGCGCGGCCTGGAGGACCGGTACGCCACGGGTGACCATGCCCTCGAACAGCGGATCATCGACACCTCGCTGCGTTTCGGCGTGCTGTGCCGCTTCACCGCCTTCGTGGCCGTCGACACTCGCGTCACCGGCGAGGGCGGCCCGGAGCATCGCGTGATCCAGCCGGTCGAACCGCCGAGCGGCTGGGAGATGCCGACCGCGATGCCGATGATGGTCGCGGGCGCGCCGATGATGGCGAGGATGGCCTCCTTCACGGCCGGACCGGAGACCGCCCCCGGCTCGGCGGCGGACCTGACCGTCGCAGCGCCCCCGCCGCCAGCCGCGCCTCCCGCCCCGCCTTATGCCGCCGCACCCGCACCGCCGCGACGGGCGGCGCGCGGGTTCTCCGTCGGCGGCTCGCGCGGGTTCTCCCCGGGCGGGTTCCTCCCGCATCCCGGCGAGGGGAGGGCACCGGTCACGGACTTCGAGGGGATTCGGCCCCTGCTGTCGGAGGAGCTCGCGAAACTGCGCCAGGCGGAGTCGCTGCCCGAGCGGGACCGGCGGCGCTATCTGGCGGATCTCGCCAGCCGGCTGCGCGTCGTCGCCCAGATGGCGGGCGGTCACGCGGATCTCGCCGCGCTCGCCGACGACCTGGAGAGGGCCGAGTGGGCCGAGGTCTCCCTCGGCGACCTCTGGCGGCGGGCTGCCGACCTGCTGACCGCTCTGACCGTCGGCCCCGGGTCCACGCCTCCGGGCTCCGTCGCCCCGGGGTCCGTCGCCCCGGGTTCCGTATCCCCGGGTTCCGCGTCTCCCGGCTCCGCTTCCGGCGCGAAGGAAGGCCGGCGTCCCTTCTGGAAGCGATCGTGA
- the mmuM gene encoding homocysteine S-methyltransferase encodes MNPIVLDGGLATHLETLGCDLSDDLWSARLLADDPGVIRQAHLDYFRAGAGVATTASYQASVPGFARHGLTPREARDLIRLSVRLAVQARDEAGHGLVAASVGPYGAYLANGAEYTGDYDLDEDGLACWHRERFELLAEAGADLLACETIPSHAEARALARLLRETPSVRAWVTFSCRDGEHVSDGTPFEECAAVFAELPQVAGVGVNCTAPRFVPELIKHGASIVYPNSGETWDAVNRRWLGLADPAEFGRAAAGWAALGARYVGGCCRTTPAHIREIRAHLS; translated from the coding sequence ATGAACCCAATCGTCCTTGACGGCGGTCTCGCCACCCACCTGGAGACACTCGGCTGCGACCTGAGCGACGACCTGTGGTCGGCACGGCTGCTCGCCGACGATCCCGGCGTCATCCGCCAGGCCCATCTCGACTACTTCCGGGCCGGGGCCGGTGTCGCCACCACGGCGAGCTATCAGGCGAGCGTCCCCGGGTTCGCCCGGCACGGCCTCACGCCCCGGGAAGCCCGCGATCTCATCCGGCTGTCGGTGCGGCTCGCCGTACAGGCGAGGGACGAGGCCGGGCACGGGCTCGTCGCCGCGAGCGTCGGGCCGTACGGCGCCTACCTGGCCAACGGCGCGGAGTACACCGGTGACTACGACCTGGACGAGGACGGCCTGGCCTGCTGGCACCGGGAACGGTTCGAGCTCCTCGCAGAGGCCGGAGCCGACCTGCTGGCGTGCGAGACGATCCCCTCACACGCCGAGGCGCGGGCGCTCGCGAGGCTCCTGCGCGAGACGCCGTCCGTGCGGGCGTGGGTCACCTTCTCCTGCCGGGACGGCGAGCACGTCAGCGACGGAACGCCGTTCGAGGAGTGCGCGGCGGTCTTCGCGGAGCTTCCCCAGGTGGCCGGCGTGGGCGTGAACTGCACCGCGCCGCGGTTCGTACCCGAGCTGATCAAGCACGGAGCGTCGATCGTCTACCCTAACTCCGGCGAGACCTGGGACGCCGTGAACCGGCGCTGGCTGGGCCTCGCCGATCCCGCCGAGTTCGGCAGGGCGGCGGCCGGGTGGGCCGCGCTCGGCGCCCGCTACGTGGGCGGCTGCTGCCGCACCACCCCGGCCCACATCCGCGAGATCCGCGCACACCTCTCCTGA
- a CDS encoding MDR family MFS transporter — MSVREERQAAPGYLPHRQILVVLSGVAAGMLLAALDQSIVGTALPRIVSELGGLDKLSWVVTAYLLTSTAATPLWGKISDLYGRRIIFQTAIGIFLLGSVLAGLSQDIGQLIGFRAIQGLGGGGLMALAFSIIGDVIPPRERGRYQGYFGAVWGTSSVAGPLLGGFFTDGPGWRWIFWINLPIGLISLVVTSMALRIPFTRRSHRIDYLGAALIVAGVSCFLLYLDWAGGEFGWTAPGPLALLSGFVALAALFVFVELRAAEPILPMRLFRNKIFSVGNSFGFLSGLAMFGGMIFLPVYLQAVQGMSPTVSGLALLPAVFGIFSTSIVSGQLMSRTGRYKIFPILGGAVLLVAMWLLSTIKVDTAYWQVAVYAYLFGAGLGFTMQTIVTAIQNAVERGDMGVATSSATFFRMMGAAIGTAIMGAVLTNRLAHHLAAEFGGRMPPGRVDANNVQAIQRLPQPVKDHVLVAFTGAIDDVFLASLPFVALALIVALFLKEIPLASRSTEGSGAMG, encoded by the coding sequence ATGAGCGTCCGTGAGGAACGGCAGGCCGCTCCCGGATACCTGCCGCACCGCCAGATCCTGGTCGTGCTCTCCGGGGTGGCCGCCGGGATGCTGCTGGCCGCCCTCGACCAGAGCATCGTCGGCACGGCCCTGCCGCGCATCGTCAGCGAGCTCGGCGGCCTCGACAAGCTGTCGTGGGTGGTCACCGCCTATCTGCTCACCTCGACCGCGGCGACCCCGCTGTGGGGCAAGATCTCCGACCTGTACGGCCGGCGGATCATCTTCCAGACCGCCATCGGCATCTTCCTGCTCGGCTCGGTGCTGGCCGGGCTGAGCCAGGACATCGGCCAGCTCATCGGGTTCCGGGCGATTCAGGGCCTGGGCGGCGGTGGTCTGATGGCACTGGCGTTCAGCATCATCGGCGATGTCATCCCGCCACGTGAGCGCGGCCGCTATCAGGGCTACTTCGGCGCCGTCTGGGGCACCTCCAGCGTCGCCGGGCCGCTGCTCGGCGGTTTCTTCACCGACGGGCCCGGCTGGCGGTGGATCTTCTGGATCAACCTGCCGATCGGGCTGATCTCGCTCGTCGTGACCTCCATGGCGCTGCGCATCCCCTTCACCCGCCGCAGCCACCGCATCGACTACCTGGGCGCGGCGCTGATCGTGGCCGGTGTGTCGTGCTTCCTGCTCTACCTCGACTGGGCGGGGGGCGAGTTCGGCTGGACCGCGCCCGGCCCGCTGGCCCTGCTCAGCGGGTTCGTGGCGCTCGCGGCTCTGTTCGTGTTCGTCGAACTCCGGGCGGCCGAGCCGATCCTGCCGATGCGGCTGTTCCGCAACAAGATCTTCAGCGTCGGCAACAGCTTCGGCTTCCTGTCGGGCCTGGCGATGTTCGGCGGCATGATCTTCCTGCCGGTCTATCTCCAGGCGGTCCAGGGCATGTCGCCGACCGTGTCGGGCCTGGCGCTGCTGCCGGCGGTCTTCGGCATCTTCTCCACGTCGATCGTCTCCGGGCAGCTGATGAGCCGCACGGGCCGATACAAGATCTTCCCGATCCTGGGCGGGGCGGTCCTCCTGGTGGCCATGTGGCTGCTGTCCACGATCAAGGTGGACACGGCGTACTGGCAGGTGGCGGTCTACGCGTACCTCTTCGGCGCCGGGCTCGGCTTCACCATGCAGACGATCGTCACGGCGATCCAGAACGCCGTGGAGCGCGGCGACATGGGCGTGGCGACGAGCTCGGCGACGTTCTTCCGCATGATGGGCGCCGCCATCGGCACGGCGATCATGGGTGCGGTGCTCACCAACCGGCTCGCCCATCACCTGGCCGCGGAGTTCGGCGGCAGGATGCCGCCGGGGCGCGTGGACGCCAACAACGTGCAGGCGATCCAGCGGCTGCCGCAGCCGGTCAAGGACCACGTGCTGGTCGCGTTCACCGGCGCGATCGACGACGTGTTCCTCGCCAGCCTGCCCTTCGTCGCCCTCGCGCTGATCGTGGCACTCTTCCTCAAGGAGATCCCGCTCGCCTCGCGGAGCACCGAGGGTTCGGGCGCCATGGGCTGA
- a CDS encoding lysophospholipid acyltransferase family protein: MFYWVVKAIIWPILRFVFRPWAEGVENVPKEGPVILAGNHLSFADHFFGAGFLPRKVISLGKAEYFTGRGVKGLVSRAFFSGVGTVPIDRSGGKASEAALRTGLRILKENQVLGIYPEGTRSPDGRLYKGKTGVARLALESRAPVIPWAMVNTFEMMPPGRPIPKFGIRPGVRYGKPLDFSRYYGMENDRLVLRAVTDEIMYALMELSGQEYVDKYAAAAKTEMTRAARENS; encoded by the coding sequence GTGTTCTACTGGGTGGTCAAGGCCATCATCTGGCCGATCCTCCGCTTCGTGTTCCGCCCCTGGGCAGAAGGGGTGGAGAACGTGCCGAAGGAGGGTCCGGTCATTCTGGCCGGCAACCACCTGTCGTTCGCCGACCACTTCTTCGGGGCCGGATTCCTGCCGCGCAAGGTCATTTCTCTGGGCAAGGCGGAGTACTTCACCGGACGCGGGGTCAAGGGGCTGGTGAGCCGCGCGTTCTTCTCCGGCGTCGGCACCGTGCCCATCGACCGCTCCGGCGGAAAGGCGAGCGAGGCGGCGCTCCGCACCGGCCTGCGCATCCTCAAGGAGAACCAGGTGCTCGGCATCTACCCGGAGGGCACCCGCTCGCCCGACGGGCGTCTCTACAAGGGCAAGACCGGCGTGGCGCGGCTCGCCCTGGAGTCCCGCGCACCGGTGATCCCGTGGGCGATGGTCAACACGTTCGAGATGATGCCCCCCGGCCGGCCGATCCCCAAGTTCGGCATCCGCCCTGGCGTCCGGTACGGAAAGCCCCTCGACTTCTCCCGCTACTACGGCATGGAAAACGACCGCCTGGTGCTGCGCGCGGTCACCGACGAAATCATGTACGCGCTGATGGAGCTGTCGGGCCAGGAGTACGTCGACAAGTACGCCGCGGCGGCCAAGACGGAAATGACCAGGGCGGCTCGCGAGAATTCCTAA
- a CDS encoding alpha/beta hydrolase gives MPVLPGAEPYHHEGGEIGVLLCHGFTGSPQSLRPWGEHLARAGLTVSLPRLPGHGTSWQEMSRTRWEDWYAELDKAFADLRGRCAQAFVMGLSLGGCMALRLAEVHGDAVTGAVVVNPSVVNDVPLLRLAPVLKHVVRSIPGVAGDIKKEGASELGYARTPVRAAATLPRLWRLVQSDIAKVTQPVLVFHSRDDHVVKPGSVAFLQARMGNNLEVRELADSYHVATLDNDAPVIFEGSLEFIRSHASVPLTKDL, from the coding sequence ATGCCAGTGCTGCCGGGTGCGGAGCCGTACCACCACGAGGGCGGTGAGATCGGCGTCCTGCTCTGCCACGGGTTCACCGGCTCGCCGCAGTCCCTGAGGCCGTGGGGTGAGCATCTGGCCCGGGCGGGACTGACGGTGTCCCTGCCCCGCCTGCCCGGCCACGGCACGTCGTGGCAGGAGATGAGCCGCACCCGCTGGGAGGACTGGTACGCCGAGCTGGACAAGGCGTTCGCCGACCTGCGCGGCCGGTGCGCGCAGGCGTTCGTGATGGGCCTGTCCCTCGGCGGCTGCATGGCGCTGCGCCTGGCCGAGGTGCACGGGGACGCCGTCACGGGCGCCGTCGTGGTCAACCCGTCCGTGGTCAACGACGTGCCGCTGCTCCGGCTGGCCCCGGTGCTCAAGCACGTCGTACGCTCGATCCCCGGGGTGGCGGGCGACATCAAGAAGGAGGGCGCGAGCGAGCTCGGCTACGCGCGGACGCCCGTCCGGGCCGCCGCCACGCTGCCCCGGCTGTGGAGGCTCGTCCAGTCCGACATCGCCAAGGTGACCCAGCCGGTGCTGGTGTTCCACAGCAGGGACGACCATGTGGTAAAGCCGGGGAGCGTCGCGTTCCTGCAGGCGAGGATGGGAAACAATCTGGAAGTCAGAGAGCTGGCGGACAGCTACCATGTCGCCACCCTCGACAACGACGCGCCTGTGATCTTCGAAGGGAGTCTGGAGTTCATCCGCTCCCACGCCTCGGTACCCTTGACCAAGGACTTGTGA